From Pseudanabaena sp. PCC 6802, one genomic window encodes:
- the pheT gene encoding phenylalanine--tRNA ligase subunit beta, translating into MRISLNWLRELVSFDLPAEDLADKLTMAGFEVEAIEDRRTWADGVVVGRILSADRHPNADKLQVCSVDVGREAPLSIVCGAANARTDLYVPVATVGTYLPNVDLKLRPTKLRGVKSEGMICSLAELGLEKESSGIYEFEGQPTLGADVRPLLALDDVILDVTSTANRADALSMVGIAREVAALTGGKLTLPDAPMLKVENPKAKWVSIADRKACPAYIGTLIRSVTVRPSPLWLQRRLHAAGMRPINNIVDVTNYILLEWGQPLHAFDADTLKDGIDIGVRFTNTQGKQKEKLKTLDDRECELQPHNLLITSGDVPIAIAGVMGGKDTEVSQRTTNIVLEAALFDQAVVRRSARAQGLRTEASARYERGVNQSGLEIACARAVKTILDVAGGQVVEQCPVDYRSPTIRKIELRLSRAQQVLGTIATDSDEEQDLSAETVETTLRSLSFELTPNSTTNQEGDDTIWSVTVPPYRYADVEREIDLIEEIARIYGYDKFCETLPSRTELGYLSVDQVLIRQIRESFRGVGLTEVMHNSLCSPNASRQVTINNPVAVEYSALRVDLMSGLIDACVYNLSQGNGCLNAFEIGRVFWSDEAGTDEADRIAGILGGDPTVGAWQHNSSPMDWYAAKGVLETVFHRLGVNVEYQPDHKDPRLHPGRTASLWIAGQGLGTFGQLHPQLRSQLDLPDEVYAFELDLYVLLEAMDRLAVPVFQPFSSFPKSDRDLAFFAATKVSVADLQKAIARAGGELLESVQLFDRYVGDGVPAGQRSLAFRLTYRKSDRTLTEDDINPVHQKIRDMLEEKFQVSLRS; encoded by the coding sequence ATGCGTATTTCGTTAAATTGGCTGCGTGAACTTGTAAGCTTCGATCTGCCTGCCGAAGATCTAGCTGACAAACTAACAATGGCGGGTTTTGAAGTGGAAGCGATCGAAGATCGACGAACTTGGGCAGATGGTGTAGTTGTGGGGCGCATCCTCTCTGCCGATCGCCACCCTAATGCCGATAAACTCCAGGTATGCAGCGTAGATGTTGGCAGAGAGGCACCTTTGAGCATTGTGTGCGGGGCTGCTAATGCCAGAACCGATCTGTACGTGCCGGTGGCGACTGTAGGTACTTATTTGCCCAACGTCGATTTGAAGCTACGCCCTACGAAATTGCGCGGGGTCAAGTCAGAGGGCATGATTTGCTCTTTGGCAGAATTGGGCTTGGAAAAAGAGTCTAGTGGTATTTACGAGTTTGAGGGGCAGCCGACTTTGGGGGCTGATGTGAGGCCGCTGCTAGCTCTAGATGATGTCATCCTGGACGTGACCTCCACTGCCAATCGTGCCGATGCCCTTAGTATGGTTGGGATTGCACGAGAGGTAGCGGCATTGACGGGAGGGAAATTAACATTGCCCGATGCGCCAATGCTAAAAGTTGAGAACCCGAAGGCTAAATGGGTGAGTATTGCCGATCGCAAAGCTTGTCCAGCTTATATTGGTACTCTGATTCGGTCTGTGACAGTACGTCCGTCACCTCTATGGTTGCAGCGGCGGTTGCACGCGGCAGGTATGCGACCGATTAACAACATCGTTGACGTGACGAATTATATTTTGCTGGAGTGGGGGCAGCCTTTGCACGCCTTTGATGCCGATACTTTGAAAGATGGTATCGATATTGGTGTCAGATTTACCAATACGCAGGGCAAGCAGAAGGAAAAGCTTAAAACTCTCGACGATCGCGAATGCGAACTGCAGCCGCATAATCTTCTGATTACTTCAGGAGACGTGCCGATCGCGATCGCAGGGGTCATGGGTGGCAAGGATACGGAGGTATCGCAGCGCACCACAAATATTGTTTTAGAAGCGGCCCTGTTCGACCAGGCGGTGGTGAGGCGTTCGGCGAGGGCGCAAGGCTTGCGGACAGAGGCATCGGCTCGCTATGAAAGGGGAGTCAACCAGTCGGGATTGGAAATTGCCTGTGCGAGGGCTGTGAAAACGATCCTGGATGTGGCTGGCGGTCAGGTTGTAGAGCAGTGTCCGGTCGATTATCGCAGTCCCACGATCCGCAAAATTGAATTAAGACTGAGTCGCGCCCAACAAGTTTTAGGCACCATTGCTACCGACAGCGATGAAGAACAGGATTTATCCGCCGAAACGGTGGAAACCACGCTGCGATCGCTTTCCTTTGAATTAACTCCCAATTCGACGACGAATCAAGAAGGCGACGATACGATCTGGAGCGTGACCGTGCCACCCTATCGCTACGCTGATGTCGAGCGCGAAATCGATCTAATCGAAGAAATCGCTCGCATTTATGGATATGACAAATTCTGCGAGACATTACCGTCGCGCACGGAACTGGGATATCTATCGGTCGATCAGGTGTTGATTCGTCAGATCCGTGAAAGCTTTCGTGGTGTGGGGTTAACCGAGGTGATGCATAATTCACTCTGCAGCCCTAATGCAAGTCGGCAAGTCACGATCAATAACCCCGTGGCTGTGGAATATAGCGCTTTGCGGGTGGACTTAATGTCGGGCTTGATCGATGCCTGCGTCTATAACCTCAGTCAGGGTAATGGTTGTCTGAATGCCTTTGAGATTGGGCGCGTATTCTGGTCGGATGAAGCCGGAACCGATGAAGCCGATCGCATTGCTGGCATTTTAGGCGGCGATCCCACAGTCGGGGCGTGGCAGCATAACTCCAGCCCGATGGACTGGTATGCCGCTAAGGGAGTATTGGAAACAGTTTTCCACAGGCTAGGTGTAAATGTGGAATATCAGCCCGACCACAAAGATCCGCGCCTGCACCCCGGTCGCACGGCTTCTTTATGGATTGCCGGTCAAGGATTGGGAACGTTCGGACAGCTTCATCCCCAACTGCGATCGCAGCTAGACTTGCCCGATGAGGTCTACGCGTTCGAGCTAGATCTGTACGTTCTCCTGGAGGCAATGGATCGGCTTGCCGTTCCTGTATTCCAACCTTTTTCTAGTTTTCCCAAGAGCGATCGCGATCTAGCCTTTTTTGCTGCTACTAAGGTGTCTGTTGCCGACTTGCAAAAAGCGATCGCCCGTGCTGGTGGAGAGTTATTAGAATCGGTCCAGCTATTCGATCGATATGTGGGCGATGGCGTACCAGCCGGACAGCGCAGTCTCGCTTTTCGCCTGACCTATCGCAAAAGCGATCGTACGCTGACGGAAGATGACATTAATCCAGTCCATCAAAAGATTCGCGACATGCTGGAAGAGAAATTCCAGGTCAGTTTGAGAAGTTAG
- a CDS encoding MHYT domain-containing protein, with the protein MNVIYNPYLVVLSAFIAMLASYVALILAGQIPYERGFDRKFWLILGSTSMGMGIWSMHFIAMLAFAIPIFISYDFLIVVVSLIAAIVASAQALSIVSRPIIDNRLLLIGSASMGIAIAGMHYIGMLAMRMQADTSYNPFLFILSVIIAIVVSFVALKIAIFFRDRTGRQAMWGKMGSAVVMGFAVLSMHYTGMAAAVFTPNFNRATEVGSSISNFALATIVGGITFLVLFATLFIVYTNSKTEARV; encoded by the coding sequence ATGAATGTAATATACAATCCTTATCTTGTCGTACTATCAGCTTTTATTGCAATGCTCGCTTCTTACGTAGCATTGATCCTGGCCGGTCAAATACCATATGAAAGGGGGTTCGATCGTAAGTTCTGGCTGATACTGGGTTCGACATCGATGGGCATGGGTATCTGGTCGATGCACTTCATTGCCATGCTAGCCTTTGCTATACCGATTTTTATTAGCTATGATTTTTTAATCGTTGTAGTTTCGCTGATCGCTGCAATTGTGGCATCGGCGCAGGCATTAAGCATTGTGAGCCGCCCCATCATCGACAACCGCCTTTTGCTAATTGGTAGTGCTTCGATGGGAATTGCGATTGCGGGCATGCACTACATCGGTATGCTGGCGATGAGGATGCAAGCAGATACGAGTTACAATCCCTTTTTGTTTATACTGTCAGTCATCATTGCGATTGTGGTGTCTTTTGTCGCCTTGAAAATTGCTATTTTCTTCCGCGATCGCACGGGTCGTCAGGCCATGTGGGGAAAGATGGGTAGTGCAGTTGTCATGGGTTTTGCGGTACTTTCTATGCACTATACAGGTATGGCAGCAGCCGTCTTTACGCCTAACTTTAACAGGGCGACAGAAGTTGGTTCTAGCATTAGTAACTTTGCCTTAGCTACAATCGTTGGCGGGATAACGTTCTTAGTCCTATTTGCTACCTTGTTTATTGTCTATACTAACTCTAAAACAGAAGCCAGAGTTTAA
- the dnaN gene encoding DNA polymerase III subunit beta, translating to MRLVCSQNQLASNLSLVSRAVASRPTHPVLANILFNADAKLQTLGMTAFDLNLGIQVTFGADVTVGGSTTLPARLLNDIVSRLPDEDITLSIDDDIATISCGSGRYEVHGLPVQEFPELPKIDADGETTYLPVESLLLGLDGSLFAASTDETKRILTGVHVTASADRLEFAATDGHRLAVVQTNFLPADDLPVPVDEKARLEVTIPARALRELERMLNVQTEGAIAVRFDRSQMIFQSANQILTSRLLDGSYPNYRALIPSQFERQVTLERKVLVSALERIAVLADQKNNIVKISFNTTGQEISLSVEAPDVATGRESLPAQISGGDLEIAFNVKYLLDGLKAIDSNDIQLKLNNPTSPAIVTPIGSAQMTYLIMPVQIRS from the coding sequence ATGCGTCTTGTTTGCTCTCAAAACCAACTCGCTTCTAATCTTTCGCTAGTCAGCCGAGCCGTAGCTTCTCGTCCTACGCATCCGGTGCTTGCAAATATTTTGTTCAACGCAGATGCGAAGTTGCAGACGCTCGGTATGACAGCGTTCGATCTAAATTTGGGGATTCAGGTGACTTTTGGTGCGGATGTAACGGTTGGTGGCTCAACTACACTGCCGGCAAGACTTTTGAATGATATTGTCTCGCGCTTACCGGACGAAGACATCACCTTGAGTATTGACGATGACATTGCCACGATCTCCTGTGGTTCGGGTCGGTATGAGGTACACGGGCTACCCGTGCAGGAATTTCCAGAATTACCCAAAATTGATGCGGATGGGGAAACGACCTATTTGCCCGTGGAGTCGTTGCTGCTGGGGCTAGATGGCTCTTTATTTGCGGCTTCGACCGATGAAACCAAGCGAATTTTAACGGGCGTGCACGTAACTGCCAGTGCCGATCGATTGGAGTTTGCTGCTACTGATGGGCATCGTTTGGCAGTGGTGCAGACAAATTTCCTGCCTGCCGACGATCTACCTGTACCAGTGGATGAGAAAGCTCGCTTAGAGGTGACTATTCCGGCGCGGGCATTACGCGAACTGGAGCGCATGCTAAACGTGCAGACGGAAGGGGCGATCGCAGTTAGATTCGATCGATCGCAGATGATTTTCCAAAGTGCCAATCAGATTTTGACTTCGCGCTTGCTGGACGGCAGCTATCCCAACTACCGTGCCTTAATTCCCAGCCAGTTCGAGCGTCAAGTTACGCTAGAACGTAAAGTGCTGGTTTCGGCGTTAGAAAGAATTGCAGTTTTAGCCGATCAAAAAAACAATATCGTCAAAATTTCATTTAATACCACCGGTCAAGAAATTTCGCTTTCGGTGGAAGCCCCCGATGTTGCAACTGGCCGAGAGTCTTTACCAGCACAAATCTCTGGCGGAGATCTCGAAATTGCTTTTAATGTGAAATATCTCTTAGATGGACTGAAAGCGATCGATAGCAACGATATTCAGCTCAAGCTGAACAATCCCACCAGTCCCGCTATAGTTACCCCCATTGGTTCTGCGCAGATGACGTATCTGATTATGCCCGTGCAAATCCGTTCCTAG
- a CDS encoding pentapeptide repeat-containing protein: MHQATLRQKLLTTKCCPGCYLEGINLVYASLRHADLEGVNLSGANLSNIDLREAAINDAEMIYTTLVGAYLIGANLSGTDLSGSMLVGANLRLANFVKSDLKGADLREVILRNANLSHANLTGCNLSNSDLIHANLEGADLRQANLTNADLLYADLHGANLSGANLSGANLSGANLSGANLTEAILPKARLSNANLSDACLVEAICVKANLIGTNLSGADLKGAILTKAEIAGSDWTGVNLEDAIMPGNSDRSEVKHDDAVDDTLTLVTDASLVRDRST, encoded by the coding sequence ATGCACCAGGCTACACTCAGGCAAAAGCTATTGACAACTAAATGCTGTCCGGGCTGCTACTTAGAAGGGATTAATCTGGTTTATGCCAGTTTGAGGCATGCCGATCTAGAAGGTGTTAATCTCAGCGGTGCTAATTTAAGTAATATCGATCTGCGCGAAGCGGCGATTAACGATGCAGAGATGATTTATACCACCCTGGTCGGTGCTTACTTGATTGGTGCCAATCTCAGCGGGACTGACCTGAGCGGCTCGATGCTGGTGGGAGCAAACCTGCGCTTAGCCAATTTTGTCAAAAGCGATCTGAAAGGGGCAGATTTGCGTGAAGTAATTCTGAGGAATGCCAACTTGAGTCATGCTAACTTGACTGGTTGTAATTTAAGCAATTCCGATCTGATTCATGCCAACTTAGAGGGGGCCGATCTCAGACAAGCCAACCTGACTAATGCTGACTTACTCTATGCCGATTTACACGGTGCCAACCTCAGCGGTGCCAACCTCAGCGGTGCTAACCTCAGCGGTGCTAACCTCAGCGGTGCTAACCTGACAGAAGCAATTTTGCCTAAAGCCAGGTTGAGCAATGCGAACTTGAGCGATGCCTGCTTAGTAGAAGCAATTTGCGTGAAGGCAAATTTAATCGGTACCAACTTGAGCGGAGCGGATCTCAAAGGAGCTATTTTAACCAAAGCCGAAATTGCAGGCTCAGATTGGACTGGCGTTAATCTTGAAGATGCGATTATGCCTGGCAACAGCGATCGCAGCGAGGTTAAACATGACGATGCGGTGGACGACACTCTGACGCTTGTGACTGATGCTTCCCTAGTACGCGATCGCAGCACTTAA
- a CDS encoding DUF2997 domain-containing protein — MSEYQRIEFLIDKDGKLEERAIDGHGDACLKATEALEASLGEVIKRELLPEFHESDDRTIVSTDIQYEQNFN, encoded by the coding sequence ATGTCTGAGTACCAAAGAATTGAGTTTTTAATCGATAAGGATGGCAAGCTCGAAGAGCGCGCGATCGACGGGCATGGCGATGCTTGTCTAAAAGCAACCGAGGCGCTCGAAGCGTCTCTGGGAGAAGTTATCAAGCGAGAGTTACTCCCGGAATTCCACGAAAGCGACGATCGCACGATCGTCAGTACGGACATCCAATACGAACAGAACTTTAATTAG
- a CDS encoding EVE domain-containing protein has translation MAYWLLKSEPNVYSYADLERDGTTVWDGVNNNLALKHIRTMLPKDLALIYHTGEERRAMGIAEVISQPYADPKLSDPKRAVVDVTVVKALPRPVTLAQIKQDPAFEGFDLLRISRLSVVPVSEAHWQRILTLAGAN, from the coding sequence ATGGCCTACTGGTTGCTTAAAAGCGAACCAAATGTTTATTCCTATGCCGACTTAGAAAGGGATGGAACAACCGTGTGGGATGGTGTCAACAATAACCTCGCCCTCAAACACATCAGGACAATGTTACCCAAAGATTTAGCTTTGATATACCATACGGGCGAAGAAAGAAGAGCAATGGGAATTGCAGAAGTAATCAGCCAGCCCTATGCCGATCCTAAACTCAGCGATCCTAAGCGTGCGGTGGTGGACGTGACGGTAGTTAAGGCTTTGCCTCGACCTGTGACTCTTGCGCAAATCAAGCAAGATCCTGCATTTGAAGGGTTCGATCTGCTGCGTATTTCGCGGCTATCGGTCGTGCCTGTTTCGGAAGCCCACTGGCAGCGCATTCTAACCCTGGCTGGGGCTAATTAA